In Odontesthes bonariensis isolate fOdoBon6 chromosome 9, fOdoBon6.hap1, whole genome shotgun sequence, the following proteins share a genomic window:
- the or95a1 gene encoding odorant receptor 129-1: protein MQNLTELPVNATSQKSLSVIVKVLVVIPFFCIFLCCIIVMLHIFASHRQFLDTSRYILFAHMLINDTLQIISSVLLFLFVMGRVKFAIVYCLPLLFISTATYQNTLLILATMSLERYVAIIYPLQCPTAWRSDRIWIIILSLWSISFIFPVLEYFIKGQDPAVDVFSTPVICKTTSINSSPIQGLFRAAVNAIFFAVVVVVILFTYIRILLETRKLRQDRVSVRKAMNTVLLHGFQLLLCMLAFTHPITDIIIKLYANSLAEDLAFFNYFCFILIPRFLSPLIYGFRDQSLSGHIRKTFLCCSKKIKSHALSS, encoded by the coding sequence ATGCAGAATCTGACTGAACTTCCTGTCAATGCAACTTCCCAGAAAAGCCTGTCTGTCATCGTCAAAGTGTTAGTGGTTATACCCTTCTTCTGCATCTTCCTTTGCTGCATTATTGTTATGCTGCACATCTTTGCCTCTCACAGACAGTTTTTAGACACTTCCCGCTACATCCTGTTTGCACACATGCTGATCAATGACACTCTGCAGATAATCTCCTCTGTGCTGCTTTTCCTCTTTGTCATGGGTCGGGTGAAATTTGCTATTGTGTACTGTCTCCCTCTGCTCTTCATATCCACTGCCACGTACCAGAACACGCTCTTAATCCTGGCCACAATGTCACTGGAGCGTTATGTTGCCATCATCTATCCTCTGCAGTGCCCGACCGCCTGGCGCTCAGACCGTATCTGGATAATTATTCTGTCTCTGTGGTCCATCAGCTTCATATTCCCTGTCCTTGAGTATTTCATCAAAGGACAAGATCCTGCTGTTGATGTCTTTTCAACTCCTGTGATTTGCAAAACTACCAGCATCAACTCATCCCCAATCCAGGGACTGTTTAGAGCTGCTGTGAATGCCATCTTCTTTGCAGTGGTGGTTGTTGTTATTCTCTTTACCTACATAAGAATCCTCCTGGAAACCAGGAAGCTGCGGCAGGACCGGGTGTCTGTGAGAAAGGCCATGAACACTGTGCTGCTGCATGGCTTTCAGCTGCTGCTGTGCATGCTGGCCTTCACTCACCCCATCACTGACATTATCATAAAGCTTTACGCAAACTCGCTGGCAGAAGACCTGGCCTTTTTTAATTACTTCTGTTTCATTCTAATCCCACGCTTTCTCAGCCCGCTCATCTACGGCTTCAGAGATCAGAGCCTCAGTGGCCACATAAGGAAAACGTTTCTCTGCTGCTCGAAAAAAATCAAATCCCACGCCTTAAGCTCATGA
- the p4ha3 gene encoding prolyl 4-hydroxylase subunit alpha-3: MKKPPRVYFIWGLVIVAVIPKSVGEMYTSLLNIKEAISVERKLIDHLRTYIDHELERLEDVKRFYSKVSDLHTELYKGPAPALANPLVAFTLIKRLHSEWLNVVYSNEAMENTQAFRSSYEEEKADLPKVEDLQGAANGLMRLQDVYSLQVSSLVSGRFQRVTDGEAMDVCMPAVSVSLTGDDCFLVGKVAYEQEDYYHSVQWLEESVRLFRGAGGQWSPENEGTLEDALDHLAFSHFKTGNVSYALSLSHELLHHDPTNGRVLQNVKKYENLLVAADPPRGDGLRRPTATYLRTRDTYERLCQTQGSQPIHFENPRLFCDFFTNNNPTLLLRPVKREVMSLRPRVVLYHDFITDKEVEDVKRLAQPGLRRSVVAAGEKQATADYRISKSAWLKGSARCIVGKLDQRISMLTGLNVKPPYCEYLQVVNYGIGGHYEPHFDHATSPSSPVFKLKTGNRVATFMIYLSPVEAGGSTAFIYANFSVPVMEKAAIFWWNLHRNGQGDVDTLHAGCPVLIGDKWVANKWIHEYGQEFHHRCSLNPEE, encoded by the exons ATGAAGAAACCTCCGCGTGTTTACTTTATCTGGGGTCTCGTGATTGTTGCTGTGATTCCCAAATCTGTAGGAGAAATGTACACTTCGCTGCTGAATATAAAGGAGGCGATCAGTGTTGAACGGAAACTGATCGATCACTTGCGGACTTATATTGACCACGAGTTGGAGAGACTGGAGGACGTCAAGCG CTTTTATTCCAAAGTGTCTGACCTGCACACAGAACTTTATAAAGGCCCGGCGCCTGCATTGGCGAACCCGCTGGTGGCCTTCACCCTCATCAAACGCCTGCACTCAGAGTGGCTGAACGTCGTCTACAGCAATGAAGCCATGGAGAACACACAAG CCTTCAGGTCTAGTTACGAGGAGGAAAAGGCTGATCTGCCCAAAGTGGAGGACCTCCAGGGGGCTGCGAATGGGCTGATGAGGCTCCAGGATGTGTATTCTCTCCAAGTTTCGAGCCTTGTGAGCGGTCGTTTCCAGAGAGTCACCGATGGCGAGGCGATGGATGTCTGCATGCCTGCAGTGTCCGTCTCGCTGACTGGTGATGACTGCTTTCTGGTTGGGAAG GTGGCCTATGAGCAGGAAGACTATTATCACTCTGTGCAGTGGTTGGAGGAGTCTGTGCGTCTCTTCAGAGGAGCAGGAGGACAGTGGAGCCCTGAGAATGAAGGGACTTTAGAAGATGCTCTGGATCACTTGGCCTTCTCCCACTTCAAA ACAGGAAATGTCTCCTACGCTTTGAGCCTGTCCCACGAGTTGCTGCATCACG ATCCGACAAACGGACGAGTTCTGCAGAATGTTAAGAAGTATGAGAATCTGCTGGTTGCTGCAGATCCACCCAGGGGTGATGGGCTGAGGAGACCCACTGCCACTTATCTAAGAACCAGGGATACTTATGAGAGACTGTGCCAGACCCAAGGCTCTCAG CCGATTCATTTTGAAAACCCCAGACTATTCTGTGACTTCTTCACCAACAACAATCCCACGCTGCTGCTGCGGCCTGTAAAACGGGAGGTGATGAGTCTGCGGCCGCGAGTGGTCCTTTACCACGACTTTATCACAGACAAAGAAGTTGAGGACGTCAAGAGACTCGCCCAGCCTGGA TTGAGGAGATCAGTGGTTGCAGCTGGAGAGAAACAAGCAACAGCAGACTATCGAATCAGCAAGAG TGCATGGCTGAAGGGCTCAGCGCGTTGCATCGTTGGGAAGCTGGACCAGAGGATCTCGATGCTCACGGGGCTGAACGTGAAACCTCCATATTGCGAATACCTCCAAGTGGTGAATTATGGCATTGGTGGCCATTATGAACCTCATTTTGACCACGCTACT TCACCATCCAGTCCTGTGTTCAAGCTGAAAACTGGGAATCGTGTGGCAACCTTCATGATATAC CTCAGCCCAGTCGAGGCAGGTGGATCCACAGCCTTCATctatgccaacttcagcgttcCTGTCATGGAG AAAGCTGCTATCTTCTGGTGGAACCTCCACAGAAATGGTCAGGGAGATGTAGACACCCTGCATGCTGGCTGCCCGGTGCTTATCGGGGACAAATGGG TGGCAAACAAGTGGATCCACGAGTACGGCCAAGAGTTCCATCATCGCTGCAGCCTGAATCCTGAGGAGTGA